Proteins found in one Sorghum bicolor cultivar BTx623 chromosome 1, Sorghum_bicolor_NCBIv3, whole genome shotgun sequence genomic segment:
- the LOC8054294 gene encoding splicing factor 3A subunit 2: MDREWGSKPGSGGAASAQNEAIDRRERLRRLALETIDLAKDPYFMRNHLGSYECKLCLTLHNNEGNYLAHTQGKRHQTNLAKRAAREAKDAPAQPQPNKRKLAPRKSVKIGRPGYKVTKQYDPETKQHSFLFEIGYPEIEDNCKPRHRFMSSYEQKVQSWDKRYQYLLFAAEPYEIIAFKIPSTEIDKSASKFFSYWDPDKKEYLLQLYFKPRPPEAHKPPPAPPGTLPNGNGVPGAPPRPPGQAPPPPPQVPPPPPHAPPPAPMGMPPRIPPPPIGGVQPPPPPPPLANGPRPMIPPPPNFTPGAPPPRPPMQGFPGQQQ, from the exons ATGGATCGCGAGTGGGGCTCCAAacccggcagcggcggcgccgccTCCGCGCAGAATGAGGCCATCGACCGGCGGGAGCGCCTCCGCCGCCTGGCCCTCGAGACCATCGACCTCGCCAAGGACCCCTATTTCATGCGCAATCACCTCGGCAG CTATGAGTGCAAGCTGTGCCTGACGCTGCACAACAACGAGGGGAACTACCTGGCACACACTCAGGGGAAGCGGCACCAGACCAACCTCGCCAAGCGCGCTGCCCGCGAGGCCAAGGACGCGCCCGCGCAGCCCCAGCCCAACAAGCGCAAGCTTGCCCCCCGCAAGTCTG TTAAGATTGGCAGACCCGGGTATAAAGTAACCAAACAATATGATCCTGAGACAAAGCAACACTCATTTCTCTTTGAG ATTGGTTACCCTGAAATCGAAGATAATTGCAAGCCAAGGCATCGTTTCATGTCATCATATGAACAG AAAGTCCAAAGTTGGGATAAGAGGTATCAATACCTACTTTTTGCGGCAGAGCCCTATGAAATCATTGCATTCAAG ATACCAAGTACAGAGATTGACAAATCAGCAAGCAAATTCTTCTCTTACTGGGATCCTGACAAGAAGGAATACCTG CTGCAACTGTACTTCAAGCCAAGACCACCAGAAGCTCATAAACCACCACCAGCTCCTCCTGGTACTTTGCCTAATGGGAATGGGGTTCCTGGTGCTCCACCAAGGCCACCAGGGCAAGCTCCCCCACCCCCGCCACAAGTTCCACCGCCCCCGCCTCATGCACCCCCTCCTGCACCTATGGGAATGCCCCCTAGGATTCCTCCACCACCTATTGGGGGCGTTCAACCTCCGCCGCCTCCACCACCACTGGCAAATGGTCCGCGGCCAATGATTCCACCGCCACCTAACTTCACTCCGGGAGCACCTCCACCGCGCCCTCCAATGCAAGGCTTTCCTGGGCAACAGCAGTAG
- the LOC8054295 gene encoding mitochondrial phosphate carrier protein 3, mitochondrial: MASRDKVGCSSAPLPLDRVLAALVASAEQLGRRWEAAARVRCGKADGAAVGKAEGKGEVIEMYTPLFYATCALGGVLSTGLTHLAVTPLDLVKCNMQVDPSKYRDIPSAFGVMLHEQGPRGLFRGWMATLVGYSCQGACKFGFYEFFKKCYSDIAGPENAERLRTLIYLAASASAEVIADVALCPMEAVKIRVQTQPGFAHCLIDGLPKIVQSEGAFGLYKGLLPLWGRQVPYTMMKFACFETIVEMVYKHAVPKPKDQCSKPLQLAVSFAGGYIAGVFCAAISHPADNLVSFLNNAHGATVADAVRTLGMWGLFTRGLPLRIIMVGTLTGAQWAAYDAFKVFVGLPTSGGVVRSCAAASSLRQEGHKKQN; this comes from the exons ATGGCGAGCCGCGACAAGGTCGGGTGCTCATCGGCCCCGCTGCCCCTCGACCGCGTCCTGGCCGCGCTGGTCGCCAGCGCCGAGCAGCTCGGGAGGCGGTGGGAGGCCGCCGCTCGCGTCCGATGCGGGAAGGCAGATGGAGCGGCGGTCGGGAAGGCGGAGGGGAAAGGGGAGGTTATAGAGATGTACACGCCGCTGTTCTACGCTACCTGCGCCCTCGGCGGCGTCctcagcaccggactcactcacCTCGCTGTAACGCCTCTCGACCTCGTCAAGTGCAACATGCAG GTGGATCCTAGCAAATACAGGGACATTCCGTCTGCGTTTGGTGTCATGCTCCATGAGCAAGGCCCCCGTGGCTTATTCAGGGGCTGGATGGCCACACTGGTTGGGTACAGCTGCCAGGGAGCCTGCAAGTTTGGGTTCTACGAGTTCTTCAAGAAGTGCTACTCTGACATTGCTGGTCCCGAGAATGCTGAAAGGTTGAGGACTTTAATCTACCTTGCAGCTTCAGCGTCTGCTGAGGTGATTGCAGATGTAGCTCTCTGCCCCATGGAGGCTGTCAAGATTCGAGTCCAGACACAGCCGGGATTTGCTCACTGCCTGATCGATGGGCTTCCGAAGATTGTCCAATCTGAAGGTGCCTTTGG GCTTTACAAAGGACTGCTTCCTCTTTGGGGCCGCCAAGTTCCCT ACACTATGATGAAATTTGCTTGCTTTGAGACCATTGTTGAGATGGTCTACAAGCATGCAGTACCAAAACCGAAAGACCAGTGCAGTAAGCCACTACAACTAGCAGTGAGCTTTGCAGGGGGATATATTGCTGGAGTATTCTGTGCGGCTATATCTCATCCTGCAGACAATCTCGTATCTTTCCTCAACAATGCACATGGAGCCACCGTGGCCGAT GCTGTAAGAACTCTTGGAATGTGGGGTCTTTTCACGCGCGGCCTTCCTCTTCGTATAATTATGGTCGGTACTCTCACAGGAGCGCAATGGGCAGCCTATGACGCGTTCAAAGTATTTGTTGGATT GCCAACATCTGGCGGAGTGGTTCGAAGCTGTGCTGCTGCCTCCTCTTTGCGCCAAGAGGGTCACAAAAAGCAGAACTGA
- the LOC8078811 gene encoding LOW QUALITY PROTEIN: protein STRICTOSIDINE SYNTHASE-LIKE 13 (The sequence of the model RefSeq protein was modified relative to this genomic sequence to represent the inferred CDS: substituted 1 base at 1 genomic stop codon), with protein sequence MEEKRKLQWRRGRDGIVQYPHLFFAALALALVVADPFGLSPLAGVDYRPVKHELAPYAEVMGSWPRDNASRLRRGRLEFVGEVFGPESIEFDREGRGPYAGLADGRVVRWMGEEAGWETFAVMNPEWXVAPARVRSARLSEEVCANGVNSTTRKQHEKEEFCGRPLGLRFHRETGELYVADAYYGLMVIGQSGGVASSVAREADGDLIRFANDLDIHRNGSVFFTDTSMRYSRKDHLNILLEGEGTGRLLRYDPETNAVHVVLKGLVFPNGVQISEDQQFLLFSETTNCRIMRYWLEGPRTGEVEVFANLPGFPDNVRSNGKGQFWVAIDCCRTRAQAVFAKRPWLRTLYFKFPLTLKMLTRRAAKRMHTVLALLDRDGRVVEVLEDRGREVMKLVSEVREVDRKLWIGTVAHNHIATIPYPLD encoded by the exons ATGGAAGAGAAGAGGAAGCTGCAGTGGCGGCGAGGGCGTGATGGCATCGTGCAGTACCCTCACCTCTTCTTCGCGGCCCTGGCGCTGGCTCTCGTAGTCGCGGACCCGTTCGGCCTCAGTCCGCTGGCCGGGGTCGACTACCGGCCGGTGAAGCATGAGCTCGCGCCGTACGCGGAGGTCATGGGCAGCTGGCCCAGAGACAATGCCAGCCGGCTCCGGCGCGGGAGGCTGGAGTTCGTCGGCGAGGTGTTCGGGCCGGAGTCCATCGAGTTCGATCGCGAGGGCCGCGGGCCGTACGCCGGCCTCGCCGACGGCCGCGTCGTGCGGTGGATGGGCGAGGAGGCCGGCTGGGAGACGTTTGCCGTCATGAATCCTGAATGGTAAGTTGCTCCGGCGCGCGTCCGCTCAGCTCGTTT GTCAGAGGAAGTTTGTGCGAACGGAGTGAACTCAACGACGAGGAAGCAGCACGAGAAGGAGGAATTCTGTGGCCGGCCGCTCGGTCTGAGGTTCCACAGGGAGACCGGCGAGCTCTACGTCGCCGACGCGTACTACGGTCTGATGGTCATTGGCCAGAGCGGCGGCGTGGCGTCCTCTGTTGCGAGGGAAGCCGACGGGGACCTCATCCGGTTCGCGAACGACCTCGATATCCACAGGAATGGATCCGTATTCTTCACCGACACGAGCATGAGATACAGCAGAAA GGACCATTTGAACATCCTGTTAGAAGGAGAAGGCACCGGGAGGCTGCTCAGATATGATCCAGAAACAAATGCCGTCCATGTCGTGCTCAAGGGGCTGGTCTTCCCAAACGGCGTGCAGATCTCAGAGGACCAAcagtttcttctcttctccgagACAACAAATTGCAG GATAATGAGGTACTGGCTGGAAGGCCCAAGAACGGGCGAGGTAGAGGTGTTTGCCAACCTGCCGGGCTTCCCCGACAACGTGCGCTCCAACGGCAAGGGCCAGTTCTGGGTGGCAATCGACTGCTGCCGGACGCGGGCGCAGGCGGTGTTCGCCAAGCGGCCGTGGCTCCGGACACTCTACTTCAAGTTCCCGCTGACGCTCAAGATGCTCACGAGGAGGGCCGCCAAGAGGATGCACACGGTGCTCGCGCTCCTCGACCGCGACGGACGCGTCGTGGAGGTGCTCGAGGACCGGGGCCGCGAGGTGATGAAGCTGGTGAGCGAGGTGCGGGAGGTTGACCGCAAGCTGTGGATCGGCACCGTGGCGCACAATCACATCGCCACCATCCCCTACCCGTTGGACTAG
- the LOC8078812 gene encoding nodulation-signaling pathway 2 protein yields the protein MKNKSRPGRQIYYSKMSSCHRRAVGVPAPKMVSAGSSSESIKRPLPPVSSRTRRFPAPLPPIHLTLFPRAKTFPDSEFRAPNQSRARHDTHLRERTQAHAMEVTMDDVAGDVEFSGCSSTTTSSSSPSLDDGMGMYAWNALSPVADWGSLCPDDGAQDLHGLIESMLCDDTLLGSADLNPAMFPDDVYYCSNGSAPSSTTTTNPGTPVNGGDAQKGDCHEKGLRLLHLLMAAAEALSGQQKSRELARVILVRLKQMVSHIGDNAAVSNMERLATHFTDALQGLLDGSHPIGGVGRQAAAAASHGHLPHTGDVLTAFQMLQDMSPYMKFGHFTANQAILEAVAGDRRVHVVDYDIAEGVQWASLMQAMTSRPDGVPPPHLRITAVSRGGGGGARAVQEAGRRLAAFAASIGQPFSFGQCRLDSDERFRPATVRMVKGETLVANCVLNQAAATTTVRRPTGSVASFLAGMATLGAKVVTVVEEDQGDAEKDDEEVGGFVARFMEELHRYSAVWDSLEAGFPTQSRVRGLVERAILAPNIAGAVSRAYRASDGDGEARAGWGEWMRGNGFRAVPLSCFNHSQARLLLGLFNDGYTMEETSPNKIVLGWKARRLLSASVWAPPPVSVPSSPTEGAFQPVGMSPTSGGVGRMDFDYIDSFLVEPAYALV from the coding sequence ATGAAAAACAAAAGCCGTCCAGGTCGTCAAATATACTACTCCAAAATGTCATCGTGCCATCGCCGGGCCGTCGGGGTCCCGGCGCCCAAAATGGTCAGTGCAGGTTCCTCGTCCGAGTCTATAAAAAGGCCACTCCCCCCTGTGTCCTCCCGTACTCGTCGATTCCCTGCTCCCCTCCCACCGATCCATCTTACCCTGTTCCCACGCGCCAAAACATTTCCGGATTCCGAGTTCCGAGCACCAAATCAGAGCAGAGCTCGGCACGACACTCACCTACGGGAGAGGACGCAAGCGCACGCCATGGAAGTGACTATGGACGACGTGGCCGGGGATGTCGAGTTCTCTGGCTGCAGCTCCacgaccacctcgtcgtcgtcgccgtcgctgGACGACGGCATGGGGATGTACGCGTGGAACGCTCTGTCCCCGGTGGCCGACTGGGGCTCGCTCTGCCCTGACGACGGCGCCCAGGACCTGCACGGCCTCATCGAATCCATGCTCTGCGACGACACGCTCCTCGGCTCGGCCGACCTCAACCCGGCCATGTTCCCGGACGATGTGTACTACTGCTCCAATGGCTCCGCCCCGAGCAGCACCACCACGACGAACCCCGGCACGCCCgtgaacggcggcgacgcccaGAAGGGCGACTGCCACGAGAAGGGCCTCCGCCTGCTGCACCTGCTCATGGCGGCGGCCGAGGCGCTCTCCGGCCAGCAAAAGAGCCGGGAGCTGGCCCGGGTGATATTGGTTCGGCTCAAGCAGATGGTTTCCCACATCGGCGACAACGCCGCCGTCTCCAACATGGAGCGCCTCGCCACGCACTTCACCGACGCGCTGCAGGGGCTGCTCGACGGCTCCCACCCCATCGGGGGAGTCGGCAGGCAGGCCGCCGCGGCCGCGTCCCACGGCCACCTCCCGCACACCGGCGACGTGCTGACGGCATTCCAGATGCTGCAGGACATGTCGCCGTACATGAAGTTCGGCCACTTCACCGCGAACCAGGCCATCCTCGAGGCGGTGGCGGGCGACCGGCGCGTGCACGTCGTCGACTACGACATCGCCGAGGGCGTCCAGTGGGCGTCGCTGATGCAGGCCATGACCTCGCGCCCCGACGGCGTGCCGCCGCCGCACCTGCGCATAACCGCCGTCTCCCgaggaggcggtggcggcgccCGGGCGGTGCAGGAGGCCGGGCGTCGCCTGGCCGCCTTCGCGGCGTCCATCGGGCAGCCCTTCTCGTTTGGGCAGTGCCGTCTCGACTCGGACGAGCGGTTCCGTCCGGCGACGGTCCGGATGGTCAAGGGGGAGACCCTCGTCGCCAATTGCGTGCTCAACCAAGCCGCCGCGACCACCACCGTCAGGCGCCCCACCGGCTCGGTGGCGTCTTTCTTGGCCGGCATGGCCACGCTCGGGGCCAAGGTCGTGACGGTGGTTGAGGAGGATCAAGGGGACGCGGAGAAGGACGACGAGGAGGTGGGCGGCTTCGTGGCGCGGTTCATGGAGGAGCTGCACCGGTACTCGGCGGTGTGGGACTCGCTGGAGGCCGGGTTCCCGACGCAGAGCCGTGTTCGGGGCCTAGTGGAGCGGGCCATCCTTGCCCCAAACATCGCCGGCGCCGTGAGCCGAGCGTACCGTGCCTCGGACGGCGATGGCGAGGCGAGGGCCGGGTGGGGGGAGTGGATGCGCGGCAACGGGTTCAGGGCCGTGCCGCTGAGCTGCTTCAACCACAGCCAGGCCAGGCTGCTGCTCGGCCTGTTCAACGACGGGTACACGATGGAGGAGACGTCGCCGAACAAGATCGTGCTCGGCTGGAAGGCACGGAGGTTGCTGTCGGCGTCAGTGTGGGCGCCACCGCCCGTGTCCGTGCCGTCGTCACCGACGGAGGGGGCGTTCCAGCCCGTGGGGATGTCGCCGACCAGCGGTGGCGTGGGCCGCATGGACTTTGACTACATCGATTCGTTCCTCGTCGAGCCCGCTTATGCGCTAGTTTAA